One genomic segment of Paenibacillus xylanexedens includes these proteins:
- a CDS encoding acyltransferase family protein, producing MKKQTLIRDDQESFFYNLRFMLIVCVLAGNALEPLITRFAGAEALFLWIYTFHMPLFVWVTGYFATHSLQGASGRNVLKQIALQYVLFQSLYALMDFTVFHTPHMRLSFFAPYLLLWFLASHFCWRLLLRLTISWKPIYRLIGSIALGVIAGYLPIDGFWLSFSRTFVFLPFFVIGYDYGASIRSRLLSGWGRKTAAILSAALLVWIGYGGMNISSGWLLGSMTYAELGHHEWYAGIFRLGVYLLEIASATLFLAWVPSLTSRLTDLGRRTLYVFLLHGFLVRLAIWSGVYSYMGSSAYIPVILVIAVLFAVTLALPAVRHTFKPLIEPDISRFSFNRHEVFKRSP from the coding sequence ATGAAAAAACAGACACTGATCCGGGATGATCAGGAATCTTTCTTTTACAATCTGCGCTTTATGCTTATCGTCTGTGTCCTTGCTGGTAATGCACTGGAACCACTCATCACACGCTTTGCAGGAGCAGAAGCTCTGTTCCTGTGGATATATACGTTTCACATGCCACTCTTTGTATGGGTAACCGGGTATTTTGCGACACACTCACTTCAAGGTGCCTCTGGGCGAAATGTCCTGAAGCAGATTGCCTTACAATATGTACTGTTTCAGTCCTTATACGCATTAATGGACTTTACCGTCTTCCACACACCCCATATGCGGCTATCCTTCTTTGCACCTTACTTGCTGTTATGGTTTCTCGCGAGTCATTTCTGCTGGCGACTGTTGCTTCGTCTGACGATTTCATGGAAACCGATATATCGGCTGATTGGATCGATTGCGCTCGGTGTAATTGCCGGGTATTTGCCCATCGACGGATTCTGGCTAAGCTTCAGCCGTACGTTTGTATTTCTGCCGTTTTTTGTCATCGGTTATGACTATGGAGCATCCATTCGTTCTCGTTTATTATCCGGTTGGGGGCGAAAAACCGCAGCCATCCTCTCCGCTGCACTGTTGGTATGGATCGGGTATGGGGGTATGAATATTTCATCGGGATGGTTACTTGGCAGCATGACGTACGCCGAACTGGGTCACCACGAATGGTATGCCGGCATCTTCCGACTTGGTGTCTACCTATTGGAAATCGCATCGGCAACACTTTTCTTGGCCTGGGTACCTTCCCTGACTTCCAGACTGACGGACCTTGGACGACGCACACTCTATGTATTCCTGCTGCATGGTTTTCTCGTTCGGCTCGCGATCTGGTCTGGAGTCTACAGTTATATGGGAAGTTCGGCGTATATCCCAGTCATACTTGTCATCGCCGTACTCTTTGCAGTCACACTGGCTCTGCCGGCTGTACGTCACACGTTCAAACCCTTAATTGAACCGGATATATCCCGCTTTTCTTTCAATCGGCATGAGGTGTTCAAACGGTCGCCCTAA
- the ilvD gene encoding dihydroxy-acid dehydratase: MSAKKMRSDMIKKGFDRAPHRSLLRAAGVKEEDFGKPFIAVCNSYIDIVPGHVHLQEFGKIVKDAIREAGGVPFEFNTIGVDDGIAMGHIGMRYSLPSRDIIADSVETVVSAHWFDGMVCIPNCDKITPGMMMGALRCNIPTVFVSGGPMKAGRDSNGKALSLTSVFEGVGAYQAGKIDDKSLLELEQFGCPTCGSCSGMFTANSMNCLAEAMGLAMPGNGTILAVAPERREFVKQSAKQLMELIKMDLKPRDIVTVEAIDNAFALDMAMGGSTNTVLHTLALAHEAGIEYPIERINEVANRVPHLAKLAPASDLHIEDVHNAGGVSAVLNELLKKPGAIHGDCITVTGKTIRENVEGKEIQDTNVIHHLDNPHSEKGGLAVLFGNLAPQGAIIKVGAVDASVGGYHKGPAICFDSQEQALEGIANGKVKEGHVVVIRYEGPKGGPGMPEMLAPTSQIVGMGLGAKVGLITDGRFSGASRGISIGHISPEAAEGGPIAFVEEGDIIELDLNNRIIELHISDEEFERRRAGWKGFEPKVKTGYLARYSKLVTNASNGGVLSI; this comes from the coding sequence ATGTCAGCCAAGAAGATGCGTTCCGATATGATCAAAAAAGGTTTTGACCGTGCACCGCACCGGAGTTTGCTCCGCGCAGCGGGCGTTAAAGAAGAGGATTTCGGCAAGCCATTTATTGCCGTATGTAACTCTTACATCGATATCGTGCCCGGCCACGTCCACCTTCAGGAATTCGGTAAAATTGTAAAGGATGCTATTCGTGAAGCCGGTGGCGTTCCATTCGAATTCAACACCATCGGAGTAGATGATGGTATTGCCATGGGACACATTGGTATGCGTTACTCGCTGCCAAGCCGTGACATTATCGCGGATTCCGTGGAAACCGTTGTATCTGCACACTGGTTCGACGGCATGGTATGTATCCCGAACTGCGATAAAATTACACCCGGCATGATGATGGGTGCACTCCGTTGTAATATCCCTACCGTGTTTGTCAGCGGTGGACCGATGAAAGCCGGTCGTGACAGCAATGGTAAAGCTCTGTCCTTGACCTCTGTATTTGAAGGCGTAGGCGCTTATCAAGCGGGTAAAATTGATGACAAGAGCTTGCTTGAACTTGAACAGTTCGGTTGTCCAACATGTGGATCATGCTCCGGTATGTTCACAGCGAACTCCATGAACTGTCTGGCTGAAGCGATGGGACTGGCTATGCCAGGTAACGGAACCATCCTGGCTGTTGCTCCTGAGCGTCGTGAGTTTGTTAAACAATCCGCTAAACAACTGATGGAACTTATTAAAATGGATCTGAAACCACGTGATATCGTTACTGTAGAAGCGATCGATAACGCGTTTGCACTGGATATGGCTATGGGTGGATCTACGAATACAGTACTGCACACGCTGGCACTGGCTCATGAAGCAGGTATCGAGTATCCAATCGAACGGATCAATGAAGTAGCTAACCGCGTTCCGCATCTGGCGAAACTTGCACCTGCTTCCGATCTTCACATCGAAGACGTTCACAATGCAGGCGGCGTAAGCGCAGTGCTGAACGAATTGCTCAAGAAACCAGGCGCGATTCATGGTGACTGTATTACAGTAACAGGTAAAACAATCCGTGAGAACGTTGAAGGAAAAGAAATCCAGGATACCAATGTCATCCACCATCTGGATAACCCGCATTCCGAAAAAGGCGGCCTGGCTGTATTGTTTGGTAACCTTGCACCACAAGGAGCTATCATCAAAGTTGGTGCTGTTGATGCTTCGGTTGGTGGATACCACAAAGGTCCTGCCATCTGCTTTGACTCCCAAGAGCAAGCGCTCGAAGGTATTGCTAACGGCAAAGTAAAAGAAGGACATGTTGTTGTTATCCGTTATGAAGGACCAAAAGGTGGACCAGGTATGCCTGAGATGCTGGCTCCTACTTCCCAGATCGTAGGTATGGGTCTTGGTGCCAAAGTTGGTCTGATCACCGATGGACGCTTCTCTGGTGCATCCCGCGGAATCAGTATCGGACATATCTCTCCGGAAGCAGCTGAGGGTGGTCCAATCGCCTTTGTTGAAGAAGGAGACATCATCGAGCTGGATCTGAACAACCGTATCATCGAATTGCACATCAGTGACGAAGAGTTTGAACGTCGTCGCGCAGGTTGGAAAGGCTTTGAACCGAAAGTAAAAACCGGTTACTTGGCTCGTTATTCCAAACTGGTTACCAATGCAAGCAACGGTGGCGTACTGAGTATCTAA
- a CDS encoding polysaccharide deacetylase family protein — protein sequence MTTILQSILLWLLYLSSFYAFIPSLISRLFGFRVFRRGRSDTQFALTFDDGPDPHYTPRLLDLLRQHQAKATFFVVGEHAASHPELIQRIHEEGHLIGIHNYIHKTNWLMRPRTVRDQIQRTGQIIHEVTGVKTCYYRPPWGIMNLFDFFSKKERKIVLWSSMFEDWRSRVGAQRLTERMLKELRGGEVMLLHDRGTTLGADAHAPEQMLQALEVVLQEAERLGLQSVRVDTLMGGIIVSESQNKTQLQTPLKLWKRIVVALWLGWEKLFHWVYHLRTASPEDPMLHFRSRVYHGARVEMNDGHVIQNGDPVIELHFDNQKLFELGVTSRSSMHLAIRMIRTMEQQLPDLARMVALEPELRSAKAIYGVSMINRGPEKFGFTIQELPPGPFSAASKVYLKLLLSVIHPAGTKRLKQRTEQLVPKMIAMPLDLLLERYGQHTMQVAATVEESRDESLLIEQDILPERN from the coding sequence ATGACAACGATACTTCAGAGTATTCTACTGTGGTTATTGTATCTTTCATCTTTTTACGCCTTTATTCCAAGTTTGATCAGCAGGCTTTTTGGTTTTCGTGTATTTCGACGGGGAAGAAGTGATACACAATTTGCATTAACGTTTGACGATGGGCCAGATCCACATTATACGCCAAGACTGCTCGATCTGCTTCGTCAGCATCAAGCAAAAGCCACATTTTTTGTCGTTGGAGAACATGCAGCGAGTCATCCTGAACTCATACAGCGCATACATGAGGAAGGTCATCTTATTGGCATTCATAATTATATTCACAAGACGAACTGGCTCATGCGGCCACGTACCGTTCGCGATCAGATTCAGCGAACAGGTCAGATTATTCATGAAGTAACCGGCGTGAAGACTTGTTATTATCGTCCACCGTGGGGAATTATGAATTTGTTTGATTTTTTCAGCAAGAAAGAAAGAAAGATTGTACTGTGGTCCTCCATGTTTGAAGACTGGAGAAGCCGAGTAGGTGCCCAGAGATTGACTGAACGGATGCTGAAGGAACTGAGAGGCGGAGAGGTCATGCTGCTGCATGATCGAGGAACGACCCTTGGTGCTGATGCACACGCGCCGGAGCAGATGCTTCAGGCGCTGGAAGTCGTATTACAGGAAGCTGAACGGCTAGGCCTGCAAAGCGTACGCGTTGATACGTTGATGGGAGGTATCATAGTGAGCGAATCTCAGAACAAAACACAATTACAGACTCCATTGAAGCTATGGAAACGAATCGTTGTTGCCTTATGGCTGGGCTGGGAGAAGTTGTTCCACTGGGTATACCATCTACGGACGGCTTCGCCAGAGGACCCCATGCTGCACTTCAGATCACGTGTGTATCACGGAGCACGGGTGGAGATGAATGATGGCCATGTCATTCAAAATGGAGATCCGGTGATAGAACTACATTTTGACAATCAGAAGTTGTTTGAACTTGGAGTGACGTCACGTTCCAGTATGCATTTGGCTATTCGCATGATTAGGACGATGGAACAGCAATTGCCGGATTTGGCACGCATGGTGGCACTCGAACCTGAGTTACGCTCTGCCAAGGCCATATACGGTGTGAGTATGATTAACAGAGGCCCAGAAAAATTCGGATTTACCATACAAGAATTGCCTCCTGGACCGTTCAGTGCTGCATCCAAAGTATACTTGAAGTTGCTGTTAAGTGTAATCCACCCGGCAGGAACCAAACGTTTGAAACAGCGTACTGAACAACTGGTACCCAAGATGATTGCCATGCCGCTGGATCTATTATTGGAACGTTACGGTCAACATACGATGCAGGTAGCAGCAACGGTAGAAGAATCCAGAGATGAATCGTTGTTAATTGAACAAGATATACTGCCAGAGCGGAACTAA
- a CDS encoding AI-2E family transporter gives MLPLYKKYGRTVFDIALLVLTVYVIMYGFSQLYHVVAPVFLSFIVYWMIEPLAKFLHRKGLPKTLGAAISVLLFLALIVAAFFGVGLIIISQISNLQDNFPVYIEMIQREFTNLVLFIQDKSDALPDGVMEKANDYFATLTGFLSKWVTSGAQFVVGFLSSFSSFITNFGIAIILAFFLSIEIESWRKFARAKTPKTLKLAIEFMRNHVFKTIRSYLKAQMIMMLITFVLIYAGLLILGTSNAFTIAAVCAVFDLVPLLGVPVVFIPWIVYLFIIGNSSLAIGLIVILAVTMLTRQLLEPKISGNSIGVSSAYLMLSFMLISLSIFGLAGVVLSPVLLILLKELLQQGYLQKWIHLPKDEFESSPLVMDPPVNKASANFAESTVQRPVPAKDHEDSAK, from the coding sequence ATGCTACCGCTTTACAAAAAATACGGGCGAACTGTCTTTGACATCGCGTTGCTCGTATTAACCGTGTATGTGATCATGTACGGTTTCAGTCAATTATACCATGTGGTTGCACCGGTCTTTCTATCATTCATTGTGTATTGGATGATTGAACCGCTGGCCAAATTTTTACATCGCAAAGGATTGCCCAAGACACTTGGAGCCGCCATCTCCGTCTTGTTGTTTCTTGCATTAATTGTCGCTGCCTTTTTTGGGGTAGGCTTGATTATCATTTCACAAATTTCCAATCTTCAAGATAATTTTCCCGTATACATTGAAATGATACAGCGTGAATTCACCAATCTGGTGTTATTCATTCAGGACAAGTCAGACGCTCTCCCTGATGGAGTTATGGAAAAAGCGAATGATTATTTTGCAACACTGACCGGGTTCCTGTCCAAATGGGTAACTAGCGGCGCACAGTTCGTCGTAGGTTTCCTCAGTTCATTCTCTTCGTTTATTACGAACTTCGGAATTGCGATTATTCTGGCATTTTTCCTCAGTATCGAGATTGAATCCTGGCGCAAGTTCGCCCGTGCGAAAACGCCCAAAACATTAAAGTTAGCTATTGAATTCATGCGTAATCACGTGTTCAAAACAATCCGCTCGTATCTGAAGGCACAGATGATCATGATGCTCATTACGTTTGTATTGATTTATGCAGGTTTGTTGATTTTGGGAACCTCTAACGCCTTTACCATCGCAGCAGTCTGTGCGGTTTTTGATCTGGTACCATTGCTTGGCGTCCCTGTTGTGTTTATTCCATGGATCGTCTACTTATTCATTATTGGCAATAGTAGCCTGGCGATTGGCCTGATTGTGATTCTGGCAGTAACGATGCTGACACGGCAGTTGCTGGAACCAAAAATATCGGGTAACTCGATTGGTGTATCCTCGGCGTACTTGATGCTTTCGTTTATGCTGATCTCCCTTTCGATCTTTGGCCTAGCTGGTGTAGTGTTATCTCCAGTGCTTCTGATCCTTCTGAAAGAACTGTTACAACAAGGATACCTGCAAAAGTGGATTCACCTGCCAAAAGATGAATTTGAGTCCTCTCCATTAGTCATGGACCCACCCGTTAATAAGGCCTCAGCGAATTTTGCCGAGTCTACTGTACAACGTCCCGTTCCTGCGAAGGATCATGAGGACTCCGCCAAATAG
- a CDS encoding peptidoglycan D,D-transpeptidase FtsI family protein, which produces MHLLAKRRIYITCILLTLVFGLLILRLGWVQIVQVNQTMPGFQRTVREMSVLQRERGVMLDPGRGQFTDYKGEALTGKLQWGLVIFPQASPLETLRKHGALEGSEMIQLAAILHTDPDQLKKEWNQESIPHFWTAGTHQPVHLTAAQVERLRSLHLQGAGIYPMMTRYLQGHTGMQWMGYLAEQPESSKVLTGHQDEVKQPFAIKSGAAGLERTLEPLLRGIGPTLVSRMVSGGGEIIPDIQPHVIAPTNSHYPLRVETTVDAELQRGLEKLTQESGLQEGAIVVLDAANADVRAMISRPFYQPQHVDPKESSWGNRAVQGAVPGSIFKIVTAAAALEYHAVSNGEEFHCGGEYGRYGLSCWKEHGHGDLNLEQGFAESCNIVFAETARRLSMEQLENTADRLGLARPIGWEGKQMAGMTVLRHFDHEDHGRVRTEAVSSADEGAKIQTAIGQRDVLVTPLQAANLIVTLLHDGKVSAPRLVKRIQYADGDTMLEMPLHDSPSASGQIAPATAHKLLSWMNKVVREGTGKSLQRARWHVAGKSGTAQVQKHGEKRNNQWFIGYGPIEQPKYAVAVLVQNVSPNSHHQATALFRKVMDYLAESS; this is translated from the coding sequence ATGCATCTCCTTGCGAAACGGCGAATCTATATAACTTGTATTCTTCTAACTCTTGTCTTTGGATTGCTTATATTACGATTGGGATGGGTTCAGATCGTTCAGGTGAATCAGACGATGCCTGGATTTCAGCGAACGGTACGTGAAATGTCTGTATTGCAGCGTGAACGCGGGGTGATGCTTGACCCGGGGCGGGGACAATTTACGGATTACAAGGGTGAGGCATTGACCGGTAAGCTGCAATGGGGACTGGTTATTTTTCCACAGGCAAGTCCATTAGAGACATTACGCAAGCATGGGGCATTAGAAGGCTCCGAGATGATACAGTTGGCAGCTATATTACATACCGATCCGGATCAATTGAAGAAGGAATGGAATCAGGAAAGTATACCTCATTTCTGGACAGCAGGTACACATCAGCCTGTTCATTTGACCGCTGCTCAGGTGGAACGCCTACGTAGTTTGCACCTGCAAGGAGCTGGCATCTATCCGATGATGACAAGATATCTTCAGGGGCATACGGGAATGCAGTGGATGGGTTATCTGGCTGAACAGCCTGAGTCCTCCAAAGTTCTAACTGGGCATCAGGATGAAGTAAAACAGCCATTTGCCATAAAATCAGGAGCAGCTGGACTGGAGAGGACACTTGAACCGCTGTTAAGGGGAATTGGCCCAACGCTTGTATCACGCATGGTCTCGGGTGGTGGAGAGATTATCCCTGATATCCAGCCACACGTCATTGCACCGACCAATAGCCATTATCCTTTACGAGTAGAAACCACAGTGGATGCTGAGTTACAGCGTGGGTTGGAGAAGTTGACGCAAGAATCTGGATTACAAGAAGGGGCCATTGTTGTGTTAGATGCCGCTAACGCAGATGTTCGCGCCATGATCTCCCGCCCTTTCTATCAGCCACAACATGTGGACCCTAAAGAATCGTCCTGGGGGAATCGTGCAGTACAGGGAGCTGTACCGGGTTCCATTTTCAAAATTGTCACTGCGGCAGCTGCTTTGGAGTATCATGCGGTTTCTAACGGAGAAGAATTCCATTGTGGTGGTGAGTACGGAAGATATGGGTTGTCTTGCTGGAAGGAGCATGGGCATGGAGACCTGAATCTGGAGCAAGGATTCGCTGAGTCTTGCAACATCGTATTCGCGGAAACGGCACGCAGGCTTAGTATGGAGCAACTGGAGAACACGGCTGATCGTCTGGGACTCGCGCGTCCGATTGGCTGGGAGGGGAAGCAGATGGCAGGAATGACTGTGTTACGACACTTTGATCATGAGGATCACGGGCGTGTGAGAACAGAGGCTGTTTCTTCTGCTGATGAAGGTGCAAAAATACAGACAGCAATTGGCCAGCGCGATGTCTTGGTCACACCGCTGCAAGCTGCCAATCTGATCGTTACACTGTTACATGATGGAAAGGTTAGTGCCCCACGTCTCGTTAAGCGCATCCAATATGCAGATGGTGACACCATGCTGGAGATGCCCTTGCATGATTCACCTTCAGCATCAGGACAGATTGCTCCCGCAACAGCGCATAAACTGTTATCCTGGATGAATAAGGTAGTTCGTGAGGGAACAGGAAAATCCCTGCAGCGTGCGCGGTGGCATGTTGCAGGGAAGTCAGGTACAGCTCAGGTACAGAAACATGGGGAGAAGCGTAACAATCAATGGTTCATTGGTTATGGACCGATAGAACAACCCAAGTACGCCGTAGCTGTTCTTGTCCAAAACGTCTCTCCAAACAGCCATCATCAGGCGACAGCTCTCTTCAGGAAGGTGATGGACTATTTGGCGGAGTCCTCATGA
- a CDS encoding methyl-accepting chemotaxis protein: MGMVQKKQKDSGEQVTKVEQVNPEKVQKVKKEKVGKSKITGNGIKLLKFDRSKLKLGWIKTDWVKKQLENRDWKNLGGSSFQQIKKANPVKSVGVKLFLIFFAGIMIFVVSLGLLSYSKAKGTIEKNASRANQETIDQTKQKMDIILERFVDTSTQIFFDPEMQSLLQKMSDTNLTAYDTFVNSSSINKQLSNVAFTNKSMEAIYLVPTDDTKSIMGTGSNSSSMGSIRQEAWYSELIEAGGYRWLPTEVKEDGSTPTFKIARSMKNLQGTTQSYVLVIELKLEVLEEQLKSLDLGSGAVLQLIAPDNKVVASSISDRTGQDTELAFVKELTEPAGSTNTEYTVDGKSTEMLAVYSTMDTSNWKLVGMIPTSVLVQDAKGILTLTLWMALIDAGIAVLIGIWMVRMIARPLGKLKDLMQEGAKGNLKVRTPYSSQDEIGQLSSAFNLMMEQITKLVEQTNRSAQEVLDTASELSSASKKTAVSASEIAVATEEIAGGAGSLATEAERGNELTDNISRQMQSVIAANEQMGDSARHVEKSSQTGTQHLNQLMTKTQKTEEMIGALVNKVDSLKESTSSVLKVLEVLQNITKQTNILSLNATIEAARAGAAGRGFMVVADEVRQLAAQSRQSIEMVGEITDKIMTEMNETVDALSAAYPLFKEQMDAVKDTNVIFASVQEQMGAFVERLGMVTGSIGDLNKSQGTLSEAMSNVSAVAEESSATSQEVASLSSEQQNISNQLVNLSGKLENVSTELKETLSRFTV, encoded by the coding sequence ATGGGAATGGTTCAAAAGAAGCAGAAAGACAGTGGGGAGCAAGTGACAAAAGTCGAGCAGGTTAATCCTGAGAAGGTTCAGAAAGTGAAGAAAGAAAAAGTAGGTAAAAGTAAAATTACAGGGAATGGGATAAAATTACTTAAGTTTGACCGTAGTAAATTGAAGCTGGGCTGGATCAAGACCGATTGGGTAAAAAAACAATTAGAAAACCGGGATTGGAAAAACCTTGGAGGGTCTTCTTTCCAACAGATTAAGAAGGCAAATCCGGTTAAATCCGTAGGGGTTAAACTGTTTTTGATCTTTTTTGCGGGAATTATGATTTTTGTAGTGAGTTTAGGTCTATTATCCTATTCGAAGGCCAAAGGTACGATAGAGAAAAATGCCTCGCGTGCCAATCAGGAGACAATTGATCAGACCAAACAAAAAATGGACATTATTTTGGAGAGATTTGTGGATACATCCACACAGATTTTCTTTGATCCGGAAATGCAGTCCTTGCTACAAAAAATGTCAGATACGAATTTGACTGCGTATGATACATTCGTGAACTCAAGTTCAATCAACAAGCAACTGTCCAATGTTGCATTTACAAATAAATCTATGGAAGCGATTTATTTGGTACCTACGGACGATACAAAGTCCATTATGGGTACCGGCAGCAACAGTTCATCCATGGGCAGCATTCGCCAGGAAGCATGGTACAGTGAGTTAATTGAGGCGGGCGGTTATCGCTGGCTTCCAACAGAGGTCAAAGAAGATGGCTCAACGCCAACGTTTAAAATTGCACGTTCAATGAAAAACCTGCAAGGAACGACCCAGTCGTATGTTCTGGTTATTGAACTGAAACTGGAAGTTCTGGAGGAACAATTGAAATCGCTTGATTTGGGTTCAGGAGCTGTTCTTCAACTGATTGCTCCCGATAATAAAGTGGTTGCATCCTCCATCTCGGATCGTACGGGACAAGATACAGAGCTTGCATTTGTCAAAGAGTTGACCGAACCAGCAGGTAGCACGAATACGGAGTATACGGTAGATGGCAAATCTACGGAAATGCTGGCTGTATACAGTACGATGGATACATCCAATTGGAAACTGGTTGGTATGATACCTACCTCTGTTTTGGTTCAGGATGCAAAGGGCATTCTGACCCTGACCCTGTGGATGGCGCTGATTGATGCGGGGATTGCAGTATTGATCGGGATCTGGATGGTGCGTATGATCGCTCGTCCACTCGGCAAATTGAAAGACCTGATGCAGGAAGGTGCGAAAGGTAATCTTAAAGTTCGTACACCATATAGCTCCCAGGATGAAATCGGTCAGCTCTCATCCGCCTTCAATCTGATGATGGAGCAGATTACTAAGCTGGTTGAACAAACCAATCGTTCTGCGCAGGAAGTATTGGATACGGCCTCTGAGCTGAGCAGTGCATCCAAGAAAACGGCTGTGTCTGCTTCGGAGATTGCCGTAGCTACAGAAGAGATCGCAGGCGGTGCAGGCAGTTTGGCAACTGAAGCGGAACGTGGCAATGAATTAACTGACAATATCTCTCGTCAGATGCAGAGTGTAATCGCTGCTAATGAACAGATGGGTGATTCTGCTCGTCATGTAGAGAAGTCCAGTCAGACAGGAACACAACATCTGAATCAGTTGATGACCAAAACACAGAAGACAGAAGAAATGATTGGTGCACTGGTGAATAAGGTTGATTCGCTGAAAGAGAGTACGTCTTCTGTTCTGAAAGTGCTTGAAGTGCTGCAAAACATAACGAAACAGACAAATATCCTTTCCCTGAATGCAACCATTGAAGCAGCACGTGCCGGTGCAGCCGGACGCGGATTCATGGTGGTGGCTGATGAGGTGCGTCAGCTCGCGGCTCAATCCAGACAATCCATTGAGATGGTTGGAGAGATTACAGACAAAATCATGACTGAAATGAATGAGACCGTGGATGCTTTGTCGGCAGCTTATCCGTTATTCAAGGAACAGATGGATGCGGTTAAAGACACCAACGTCATCTTTGCTTCCGTACAGGAACAGATGGGTGCCTTTGTGGAACGTCTGGGCATGGTGACAGGTTCTATTGGAGATTTGAACAAATCTCAAGGTACGTTGTCTGAAGCCATGAGCAATGTCAGCGCTGTAGCTGAAGAATCTTCTGCAACGTCCCAAGAAGTAGCTTCCTTGAGCAGTGAACAGCAAAATATCAGTAACCAGCTGGTTAATCTGTCTGGCAAACTGGAGAATGTGTCTACTGAACTGAAAGAAACTTTGTCACGCTTTACGGTGTAA
- a CDS encoding peptidase U32 family protein yields the protein METVAVQRKFSGKRNRLDKPELLAPAGNLEKLKFAIHYGADAVYIGGQAYGLRSNADNFSFEEMREGVEFAKKYGAKVFVATNIYAHNEDVEGIETYLQNLYNAGISAIIVADPAIIEVALRTVPGLEVHLSTQQSTLNWQAVKFWKDEGLPRVVLGRETSFEEIEEIKANVDIEIEAFIHGAMCSSYSGRCVLSNHFTDRDSNRGGCCQSCRWKYDLFEDAREDTVWVSEEDMQTKAPAPFKLGENQLPLFEEQDNSFSMGSKDLCMIGHIPELIDVGVDSFKIEGRMKSIHYVATVVNVYRQAIDSYMADPENYVLKPEWVEEMNKAANRPLNTGFFYDTPDHEDHIYEPEEKAVPFDFAGLVMGYDAETGMATIQQRNHFKPGQEIEFFGPGGHFFKQVVGEIQDEEGNVLDAARHPLQLIKMKVDQPVSYFDMMRKKK from the coding sequence ATGGAAACAGTGGCGGTACAGCGGAAGTTTTCGGGTAAACGTAACCGTCTGGACAAACCGGAGCTGCTAGCTCCGGCGGGTAATCTGGAAAAACTGAAATTTGCGATCCATTACGGTGCAGATGCCGTATATATCGGTGGACAAGCCTATGGACTGCGTTCCAACGCGGATAACTTCAGCTTTGAAGAGATGCGTGAAGGTGTGGAGTTTGCCAAAAAGTATGGAGCCAAGGTGTTCGTAGCGACAAACATCTATGCACATAATGAGGATGTTGAGGGTATCGAAACGTATCTGCAAAACCTCTATAATGCGGGAATCTCTGCGATCATCGTAGCCGATCCGGCTATTATTGAAGTAGCGCTTCGTACTGTGCCAGGCCTTGAGGTACATCTAAGTACTCAACAATCCACACTCAACTGGCAAGCCGTGAAGTTCTGGAAAGATGAAGGACTTCCACGTGTTGTTCTCGGACGTGAGACCAGCTTTGAAGAGATTGAAGAGATCAAGGCCAATGTGGATATCGAAATTGAAGCCTTTATTCATGGGGCGATGTGTTCGTCGTATTCCGGACGTTGTGTGCTCTCGAACCATTTTACGGATCGGGACTCCAACCGGGGCGGCTGTTGCCAGTCTTGTCGCTGGAAGTATGATCTGTTCGAGGATGCGAGAGAAGATACGGTGTGGGTCAGCGAAGAGGACATGCAGACGAAGGCACCTGCACCATTCAAACTGGGTGAGAACCAGCTTCCCCTGTTCGAGGAACAGGATAATTCATTCTCCATGGGATCTAAGGATCTGTGCATGATTGGCCATATTCCCGAGTTGATTGATGTGGGTGTGGACAGTTTCAAGATCGAAGGACGTATGAAATCGATCCACTACGTGGCAACTGTGGTTAACGTCTACCGTCAAGCTATTGATTCCTATATGGCAGACCCGGAAAATTATGTTCTGAAACCTGAATGGGTTGAAGAAATGAACAAAGCGGCGAATCGCCCGCTGAATACCGGATTTTTCTATGATACACCAGACCATGAAGATCATATCTATGAACCGGAAGAAAAGGCCGTACCTTTTGACTTCGCTGGATTGGTTATGGGGTATGATGCTGAAACAGGAATGGCAACCATTCAACAGCGCAATCACTTCAAACCAGGACAGGAAATCGAATTTTTCGGTCCGGGAGGTCACTTTTTCAAACAGGTGGTCGGCGAAATACAGGATGAAGAAGGCAATGTTCTGGATGCTGCTCGTCACCCGTTGCAACTGATTAAAATGAAGGTAGATCAACCGGTTTCGTACTTCGATATGATGAGAAAAAAGAAGTAG